The proteins below are encoded in one region of Scomber japonicus isolate fScoJap1 chromosome 2, fScoJap1.pri, whole genome shotgun sequence:
- the dcaf15 gene encoding DDB1- and CUL4-associated factor 15: MAPSSKSEKDDGKHKAQRKHKDHVVKLLMRGKLSGQFSQRLFRKLPPRVCVPLKNIVSEEFLRAGHIFLGFTKCGRYVLSYTSDCGEDDDFSFYTYHLYWWEFNLHSRLKQVHHVRLFAGEEIYSDLYLTVCEWPNDHSKIVIFGFNTRSSNSVLMNLMMSDENNRDIYITIASMPPPKPCSVCCPVPSATTIRTGSGECLEHGYVLNSRYQVVYPFPTFQPAFQLKKDQVILLNTSYSLVACGISLCQGKQGQSSQILYTKRAALSSQASVSLSPTSSASSSSSLPQGSPESRPPPSRPAPLPSSPSQSQAAARAREFAADLFRRAQGGAGKEKEGQVERRTTDTGEKEAAQTPADKASNIETRREEQDCRERREEERRTSLPQASTSGGNHSLPPSSEQVMSPASSSSSSSPSSPSTPSSSQDVGPSEPGYVNYSCLHYRLQQPGAAEQNTGGAAGYEDDKVQLPFTVTDLKGRNLQLVTEPHDGQSVCVEQLTLDFEYLINEVIRSDAAWAPQFCSFSDYDVVILEVCPETNTVMINIGLLLLAFSTSDEEHCRPNTYHSNLQVSWDLNTGVCCTVGVGDLTEVKGQTSGSVWSSYRKSCVNTVMKWLVPESSSRYINRMTNEALHKGSSLQVLADSDRCTWIVL, translated from the exons ATGGCGCCCAGCTCGAAATCAGAAAAGGACGATGGCAAACACAAAGCTCAAAGAAAACATAAAGACCATGTCGTGAAGCTCCTCATGCGGGGGAAG CTGTCAGGACAGTTTTCTCAGCGCCTATTCAGGAAGCTCCCACCTCGGGTGTGTGTCCCATTAAAGAACATTGTCAGCGAGGAGTTCCTGAGAGcagg ACATATCTTTCTTGGCTTCACCAAATGCGGCCGCTACGTTCTGTCCTACACCAGCGACTGCGGAGAGGATGATGATTTCTCTTTCTATACTTATCATCTGTATTGGTGGGAGTTCAACCTGCACAGTAGACTCAAACAG GTCCATCATGTGCGACTGTTTGCAGGCGAAGAAATCTACAGTGACCTGTACCTTACTGTGTGCGAGTGGCCAAATGACCACTCCAAAATAGTCATTTTTGGCTTCAA TACACGCAGTTCAAACTCGGTTCTGATGAACTTGATGATGAGTGATGAGAACAACAGGGACATCTACatcaccatcgcctccatgccTCCTCCTAAACCTTGCTCTGTCTGCTGCCCAGTTCCCTCAGCCACGACAATACgcacag gGAGTGGTGAGTGTCTGGAGCATGGCTATGTGCTCAACAGCAGGTACCAGGTGGTGTACCCGTTTCCCACTTTCCAGCCAGCATTCCAGCTGAAGAAGGACCAGGTCATCCTGTTAAACACTAGCTACTCTCTGGTGGCTTGTGGCATCTCACTCTGCCAAG GTAAGCAGGGTCAGTCGTCGCAGATCCTCTACACAAAGAGAGCAGCTCTGTCAAGTCAAGCTTCCGTGTCGCTCTCCCCCACCTCATCagcctcctcttcgtcctcacTACCTCAGGGATCTCCCGAAAGCCGGCCGCCACCTAGCAGGCCCGCTCCGTTACCCTCGTCTCCCAGCCAGTCGCAAGCGGCTGCACGAGCCCGAGAGTTCGCGGCGGACCTCTTCAGGCGAGCCCAGGGAGGAgcgggaaaagaaaaagaaggccAGGTAGAAAGGAGAACTACCGACACTGGCGAAAAAGAGGCAGCGCAGACTCCAGCAGACAAAGCGTCAAACATAGAGACTCggagagaggagcaggactGTAGAGAGAGGCgggaggaggaaagacggaCTAGTTTACCACAAGCGTCGACATCAGGTGGGAACCACAGTTTGCCGCCCAGCTCTGAACAAGTGATGTCtcccgcctcctcctcttcctcctcgtcacCTTCGTCCCCTTCAACTCCGTCCTCATCCCAGGATGTCGGCCCCAGCGAGCCTGGATATGTCAACTACTCATGCCTGCACTATCGCCTCCAACAGCCAGGGGCAGCGGAGCAGAATACAGGAGGTGCAGCAG GTTACGAAGACGATAAAGTTCAGCTACCCTTCACAGTCACTGATCTCAAAGGACGGAACCTGCAGCTGGTCACTGAGCCACACGATGGACAG agtgtgtgtgtggagcagttGACTCTGGACTTTGAGTATCTCATCAACGAGGTGATTAGGAGTGACGCTGCCTGGGCCCCACAGTTCTGCTCCTTCAGTGACTATGATGTTGTGATATTAGAG GTGTGTCCAGAGACCAACACCGTGATGATCAACATCGGGCTGCTGTTACTGGCCTTTTCCACCTCAGACGAGGAGCACTGCAG GCCAAACACCTACCATTCCAACCTGCAGGTGAGCTGGGATTtaaacacaggtgtgtgttgcaCAGTGGGTGTCGGTGACCTCACAGAAGTAAAGGGTCAGACCAG tgGGAGTGTGTGGAGTTCTTACAGGAAGTCCTGTGTGAACACAGTGATGAAGTGGCTTGTTCCTGAGAGCAGCTCCCGATACATCAATCGCATGACCAATGAAGCTTTACATAAag GCTCGTCCCTTCAAGTGCTGGCAGATAGTGACCGATGCACCTGGATTGTATTGTGA
- the khsrp gene encoding far upstream element-binding protein 2 isoform X2 — translation MSEYGALPTNGVGAGMKKDAFADAVERARQIAAKIGGDGVPIVSNNGGAENYPFASQKRSLEEADEPDAKKLASQSERDSGLSIEAQLAALSQQSVRPSTMTEEYRVPDGMVGLIIGRGGEQINKIQQDSGCKVQIAHDSAGLPERSVSLTGSPDAIERAKALIDDIVSRGHESTNGQSGSMQEMIIPAGKAGLIIGKGGETIKQLQERAGVKMILIQDGSQPPNIDKPLRIIGDPYKVQQAKEMVNEILRERDHAGFGDRGDFGPRMGGGGGGGGGGNNGGGGGGGIDIAVPRHSVGVVIGRSGEMIKKIQSDAGVKIQFKQDDGTGPDKIAHIMGPPDQCQHAASIITDLLQSIRAREEGGQGGPPGPPGAGMPPGGRGRGRGQGNWGPPGGEMTFSIPAHKCGLVIGRGGENVKSINQQTGAFVEISRQPPPNGDPNFKLFTIRGSPQQIDHAKQLIEEKIEGPLCPVGGPPGGAPHGAAPGGPQFCPQGWGNTYQQWQAPGQHDPSKATAAADPNAAWAAYYAQYYGQQPGGAMAAQNPGAPAAAAPGDQSQAAQTSGGQPDYTKAWEEYYKKMGMSQPAGGAAAAPGAAAAAAAAAAGGASAAGGQQDYSAAWAEYYRQQAAYYGQGGQAPGQAAAPQQGQQAQ, via the exons ATGTCTGAATACGGCGCTCTGCCGACTAACGGAGTCGGCGCTGGGATGAAAAAAGACGCTTTTGCAGACGCAGTAGAACGAGCCAGACAG ATCGCAGCTAAAATCGGTGGTGACGGAGTTCCCATAGTGAGCAACAACGGAGGAGCTGAGAACTATCCATTCGCCTCACAGAAACGATCCCTGGAAGAAGCAG atgaACCAGATGCCAAGAAGCTTGCATCACAGAGCGAAAGAGATTCTGGATTGT CTATTGAAGCTCAGCTGGCTGCCCTGTCCCAACAAAG TGTCAGGCCCTCCACAATGACAGAGGAGTACAGAGTGCCTGATGGCATGGTCGGTCTGA TCATCGGCCGAGGAGGTgaacaaattaacaaaatacAACAGGATTCTGGCTGCAAGGTCCAGATTGCGCATG ACAGCGCCGGTCTTCCAGAAAGAAGTGTTTCTCTGACAGGGTCACCAGATGCCATAGA GAGAGCCAAGGCACTCATAGATGACATCGTGTCGAGGGGTCATGAGTCGACCAACGGGCAGTCGGGTTCCATGCAGGAGATGATCATCCCTGCGGGCAAGGCCGGTCTTATTATAGGCAAAGGAGGAGAGACCATCAAACAGCTGCAG GAGCGAGCTGGAGTCAAAATGATTCTTATTCAAGATGGATCCCAGCCACCCAACATAGATAAACCACTCCGCATCATTGGAGACCCCTACAAAGTGCAG CAAGCAAAGGAGATGGTCAACGAGATTCTACGAGAAAGGGATCATGCTGGTTTTGGAGATAGGGGTGATTTTGGACCGAGGAtgggtggtggaggaggaggtggcggcGGCGGCAACAACGGGGGTGGCGGCGGTGGCGGCATTGAT ATAGCTGTGCCCCGCCACTCTGTGGGAGTCGTAATTGGCCGAAGCGGGGAGATGATCAAGAAGATCCAGAGCGATGCTGGAGTGAAGATACAGTTTAAACAAG ATGATGGCACAGGTCCTGATAAAATTGCCCATATTATGGGTCCACCAGACCAGTGTCAGCACGCTGCCTCAATCATCACTGACCTACTACAGAGTATCCGCGCCCGAGAGGAGGGTGGGCAGGGG GGCCCCCCTGGCCCCCCTGGTGCAGGGATGCCACCTGGTGGACGAGGACGAGGCAGAGGCCAGGGCAACTGGGGTCCTCCTGGAGGAGAAATGACCTTCTCCATTCCTGCTCACAAATGTGGGCTTGTAATCGGCAGAGGAGGGGAGAACGTCAAGTCCATTAACCAACAGACCGGCGCGTTTGTGGAGATATCCCGTCAGCCCCCACCAAACGGAGACCCCAACTTCAAACTGTTCACCATCCGAGGGTCACCGCAACAGATTGACCACGCAAAGCAGCTTATAGAAGAGAAGATTGAG ggTCCGTTGTGTCCCGTGGGTG GGCCTCCTGGTGGTGCTCCCCA TGGAGCTGCACCTGGTGGTCCCCAGTTCTGTCCTCAGGGTTGGGGGAACACCTACCAACAGTGGCAAGCCCCAGGACAACATGACCCCA GTAAGGCGACAGCAGCTGCCGACCCAAACGCAGCATGGGCAGCCTACTATGCACAATACTACGGCCAGCAGCCAGGGGGCGCCATGGCGGCCCAGAATCCAGGAgcccctgcagcagcagcacctggaGACCAGAGCCAAGCAGCGCAGACTTCTGGGGGCCAGCCAGACTACACAAAGGCTTGGGAGGAATACTACAAGAAGATGGGCATGA GCCAGCCTGCTGGAGGGGCAGCAGCTGCTCcaggtgcagcagcagcagcggcagcggcagcagcaggtggagcaTCTGCAGCCGGAGGCCAACAGGATTACAGCGCAGCCTGGGCTGAGTACTACAGACAGCAAGCTGCCTATTATGGACAGGGAGGGCAGGCGCCTGGACAGGCTGCTGCTCCACAGCAGGGACAACAG GCCCAGTAA
- the khsrp gene encoding far upstream element-binding protein 2 isoform X1 — protein sequence MSEYGALPTNGVGAGMKKDAFADAVERARQIAAKIGGDGVPIVSNNGGAENYPFASQKRSLEEADEPDAKKLASQSERDSGLSIEAQLAALSQQSVRPSTMTEEYRVPDGMVGLIIGRGGEQINKIQQDSGCKVQIAHDSAGLPERSVSLTGSPDAIERAKALIDDIVSRGHESTNGQSGSMQEMIIPAGKAGLIIGKGGETIKQLQERAGVKMILIQDGSQPPNIDKPLRIIGDPYKVQQAKEMVNEILRERDHAGFGDRGDFGPRMGGGGGGGGGGNNGGGGGGGIDIAVPRHSVGVVIGRSGEMIKKIQSDAGVKIQFKQDDGTGPDKIAHIMGPPDQCQHAASIITDLLQSIRAREEGGQGGPPGPPGAGMPPGGRGRGRGQGNWGPPGGEMTFSIPAHKCGLVIGRGGENVKSINQQTGAFVEISRQPPPNGDPNFKLFTIRGSPQQIDHAKQLIEEKIEGPLCPVGGSPGPGGPGGPMGPYNPNPYNAGPPGGAPHGAAPGGPQFCPQGWGNTYQQWQAPGQHDPSKATAAADPNAAWAAYYAQYYGQQPGGAMAAQNPGAPAAAAPGDQSQAAQTSGGQPDYTKAWEEYYKKMGMSQPAGGAAAAPGAAAAAAAAAAGGASAAGGQQDYSAAWAEYYRQQAAYYGQGGQAPGQAAAPQQGQQAQ from the exons ATGTCTGAATACGGCGCTCTGCCGACTAACGGAGTCGGCGCTGGGATGAAAAAAGACGCTTTTGCAGACGCAGTAGAACGAGCCAGACAG ATCGCAGCTAAAATCGGTGGTGACGGAGTTCCCATAGTGAGCAACAACGGAGGAGCTGAGAACTATCCATTCGCCTCACAGAAACGATCCCTGGAAGAAGCAG atgaACCAGATGCCAAGAAGCTTGCATCACAGAGCGAAAGAGATTCTGGATTGT CTATTGAAGCTCAGCTGGCTGCCCTGTCCCAACAAAG TGTCAGGCCCTCCACAATGACAGAGGAGTACAGAGTGCCTGATGGCATGGTCGGTCTGA TCATCGGCCGAGGAGGTgaacaaattaacaaaatacAACAGGATTCTGGCTGCAAGGTCCAGATTGCGCATG ACAGCGCCGGTCTTCCAGAAAGAAGTGTTTCTCTGACAGGGTCACCAGATGCCATAGA GAGAGCCAAGGCACTCATAGATGACATCGTGTCGAGGGGTCATGAGTCGACCAACGGGCAGTCGGGTTCCATGCAGGAGATGATCATCCCTGCGGGCAAGGCCGGTCTTATTATAGGCAAAGGAGGAGAGACCATCAAACAGCTGCAG GAGCGAGCTGGAGTCAAAATGATTCTTATTCAAGATGGATCCCAGCCACCCAACATAGATAAACCACTCCGCATCATTGGAGACCCCTACAAAGTGCAG CAAGCAAAGGAGATGGTCAACGAGATTCTACGAGAAAGGGATCATGCTGGTTTTGGAGATAGGGGTGATTTTGGACCGAGGAtgggtggtggaggaggaggtggcggcGGCGGCAACAACGGGGGTGGCGGCGGTGGCGGCATTGAT ATAGCTGTGCCCCGCCACTCTGTGGGAGTCGTAATTGGCCGAAGCGGGGAGATGATCAAGAAGATCCAGAGCGATGCTGGAGTGAAGATACAGTTTAAACAAG ATGATGGCACAGGTCCTGATAAAATTGCCCATATTATGGGTCCACCAGACCAGTGTCAGCACGCTGCCTCAATCATCACTGACCTACTACAGAGTATCCGCGCCCGAGAGGAGGGTGGGCAGGGG GGCCCCCCTGGCCCCCCTGGTGCAGGGATGCCACCTGGTGGACGAGGACGAGGCAGAGGCCAGGGCAACTGGGGTCCTCCTGGAGGAGAAATGACCTTCTCCATTCCTGCTCACAAATGTGGGCTTGTAATCGGCAGAGGAGGGGAGAACGTCAAGTCCATTAACCAACAGACCGGCGCGTTTGTGGAGATATCCCGTCAGCCCCCACCAAACGGAGACCCCAACTTCAAACTGTTCACCATCCGAGGGTCACCGCAACAGATTGACCACGCAAAGCAGCTTATAGAAGAGAAGATTGAG ggTCCGTTGTGTCCCGTGGGTGGTAGTCCTGGTCCAGGAGGCCCCGGTGGTCCTATGGGTCCCTATAATCCCAATCCTTATAATGCAGGGCCTCCTGGTGGTGCTCCCCA TGGAGCTGCACCTGGTGGTCCCCAGTTCTGTCCTCAGGGTTGGGGGAACACCTACCAACAGTGGCAAGCCCCAGGACAACATGACCCCA GTAAGGCGACAGCAGCTGCCGACCCAAACGCAGCATGGGCAGCCTACTATGCACAATACTACGGCCAGCAGCCAGGGGGCGCCATGGCGGCCCAGAATCCAGGAgcccctgcagcagcagcacctggaGACCAGAGCCAAGCAGCGCAGACTTCTGGGGGCCAGCCAGACTACACAAAGGCTTGGGAGGAATACTACAAGAAGATGGGCATGA GCCAGCCTGCTGGAGGGGCAGCAGCTGCTCcaggtgcagcagcagcagcggcagcggcagcagcaggtggagcaTCTGCAGCCGGAGGCCAACAGGATTACAGCGCAGCCTGGGCTGAGTACTACAGACAGCAAGCTGCCTATTATGGACAGGGAGGGCAGGCGCCTGGACAGGCTGCTGCTCCACAGCAGGGACAACAG GCCCAGTAA
- the khsrp gene encoding far upstream element-binding protein 2 isoform X3, protein MTEEYRVPDGMVGLIIGRGGEQINKIQQDSGCKVQIAHDSAGLPERSVSLTGSPDAIERAKALIDDIVSRGHESTNGQSGSMQEMIIPAGKAGLIIGKGGETIKQLQERAGVKMILIQDGSQPPNIDKPLRIIGDPYKVQQAKEMVNEILRERDHAGFGDRGDFGPRMGGGGGGGGGGNNGGGGGGGIDIAVPRHSVGVVIGRSGEMIKKIQSDAGVKIQFKQDDGTGPDKIAHIMGPPDQCQHAASIITDLLQSIRAREEGGQGGPPGPPGAGMPPGGRGRGRGQGNWGPPGGEMTFSIPAHKCGLVIGRGGENVKSINQQTGAFVEISRQPPPNGDPNFKLFTIRGSPQQIDHAKQLIEEKIEGPLCPVGGSPGPGGPGGPMGPYNPNPYNAGPPGGAPHGAAPGGPQFCPQGWGNTYQQWQAPGQHDPSKATAAADPNAAWAAYYAQYYGQQPGGAMAAQNPGAPAAAAPGDQSQAAQTSGGQPDYTKAWEEYYKKMGMSQPAGGAAAAPGAAAAAAAAAAGGASAAGGQQDYSAAWAEYYRQQAAYYGQGGQAPGQAAAPQQGQQAQ, encoded by the exons ATGACAGAGGAGTACAGAGTGCCTGATGGCATGGTCGGTCTGA TCATCGGCCGAGGAGGTgaacaaattaacaaaatacAACAGGATTCTGGCTGCAAGGTCCAGATTGCGCATG ACAGCGCCGGTCTTCCAGAAAGAAGTGTTTCTCTGACAGGGTCACCAGATGCCATAGA GAGAGCCAAGGCACTCATAGATGACATCGTGTCGAGGGGTCATGAGTCGACCAACGGGCAGTCGGGTTCCATGCAGGAGATGATCATCCCTGCGGGCAAGGCCGGTCTTATTATAGGCAAAGGAGGAGAGACCATCAAACAGCTGCAG GAGCGAGCTGGAGTCAAAATGATTCTTATTCAAGATGGATCCCAGCCACCCAACATAGATAAACCACTCCGCATCATTGGAGACCCCTACAAAGTGCAG CAAGCAAAGGAGATGGTCAACGAGATTCTACGAGAAAGGGATCATGCTGGTTTTGGAGATAGGGGTGATTTTGGACCGAGGAtgggtggtggaggaggaggtggcggcGGCGGCAACAACGGGGGTGGCGGCGGTGGCGGCATTGAT ATAGCTGTGCCCCGCCACTCTGTGGGAGTCGTAATTGGCCGAAGCGGGGAGATGATCAAGAAGATCCAGAGCGATGCTGGAGTGAAGATACAGTTTAAACAAG ATGATGGCACAGGTCCTGATAAAATTGCCCATATTATGGGTCCACCAGACCAGTGTCAGCACGCTGCCTCAATCATCACTGACCTACTACAGAGTATCCGCGCCCGAGAGGAGGGTGGGCAGGGG GGCCCCCCTGGCCCCCCTGGTGCAGGGATGCCACCTGGTGGACGAGGACGAGGCAGAGGCCAGGGCAACTGGGGTCCTCCTGGAGGAGAAATGACCTTCTCCATTCCTGCTCACAAATGTGGGCTTGTAATCGGCAGAGGAGGGGAGAACGTCAAGTCCATTAACCAACAGACCGGCGCGTTTGTGGAGATATCCCGTCAGCCCCCACCAAACGGAGACCCCAACTTCAAACTGTTCACCATCCGAGGGTCACCGCAACAGATTGACCACGCAAAGCAGCTTATAGAAGAGAAGATTGAG ggTCCGTTGTGTCCCGTGGGTGGTAGTCCTGGTCCAGGAGGCCCCGGTGGTCCTATGGGTCCCTATAATCCCAATCCTTATAATGCAGGGCCTCCTGGTGGTGCTCCCCA TGGAGCTGCACCTGGTGGTCCCCAGTTCTGTCCTCAGGGTTGGGGGAACACCTACCAACAGTGGCAAGCCCCAGGACAACATGACCCCA GTAAGGCGACAGCAGCTGCCGACCCAAACGCAGCATGGGCAGCCTACTATGCACAATACTACGGCCAGCAGCCAGGGGGCGCCATGGCGGCCCAGAATCCAGGAgcccctgcagcagcagcacctggaGACCAGAGCCAAGCAGCGCAGACTTCTGGGGGCCAGCCAGACTACACAAAGGCTTGGGAGGAATACTACAAGAAGATGGGCATGA GCCAGCCTGCTGGAGGGGCAGCAGCTGCTCcaggtgcagcagcagcagcggcagcggcagcagcaggtggagcaTCTGCAGCCGGAGGCCAACAGGATTACAGCGCAGCCTGGGCTGAGTACTACAGACAGCAAGCTGCCTATTATGGACAGGGAGGGCAGGCGCCTGGACAGGCTGCTGCTCCACAGCAGGGACAACAG GCCCAGTAA